The Vibrio orientalis CIP 102891 = ATCC 33934 genome window below encodes:
- the recG gene encoding ATP-dependent DNA helicase RecG — MSQLLSAIPLTSLTGVGAKVAEKLAKVGLVTAQDLLFHLPLRYEDRTRVYPIAKLHAGLWAAVQGKVMSVDTLFGKRKMLAVKISDGNGTITLRFFNFTAGMKNNFTEGKTVHAYGEIKRGGYGLEIVHPDYKFYASNQPADIEQTLTPVYPTTDGLRQITLRNLTDQALELLDKTAVQELLPNGLYDQQTTLAQALHTIHRPPPNIDLEQFDEGKHPAQIRLIMEELLAQNLSMLSVRSKGQQDTALPLTPKDTLKQQLLEQLPFSPTNAQARVVQEIEQDLEKPHPMMRLVQGDVGSGKTLVAALAALRALEHGYQVALMAPTELLAEQHAINFAHWLEPMGIKVGWLAGKLKGKAKETELAKIASGEAQMVVGTHALFQEHVEFHHLALVIIDEQHRFGVHQRLELREKGEKQGAYPHQLIMTATPIPRTLAMTAYADLETSVIDELPPGRTPIQTVAIPDTKREDIVERVRNACLNEGKQAYWVCTLIDESEVLEAQAAADTAEELQRKLPDVKIGLVHGRMKPAEKQAVMQDFKDNKLHLLVATTVIEVGVDVPNSSLMIIENPERLGLAQLHQLRGRVGRGSVASHCVLLYHSPLSKTAQKRLGVLRESNDGFVIAQRDLEIRGPGELLGTKQTGMADFKIADLVRDQRLIPEVQRIARHIHDNYPDNAVAIIDRWLGDRDVYSKA, encoded by the coding sequence ATGTCCCAACTACTCTCTGCTATTCCTTTAACGTCGTTGACCGGCGTCGGTGCCAAAGTGGCCGAGAAACTAGCGAAAGTTGGGCTTGTTACTGCTCAAGACCTCCTTTTTCATCTGCCTCTTCGCTACGAAGATCGCACTCGCGTCTATCCAATCGCCAAATTGCATGCAGGCCTATGGGCAGCGGTGCAAGGCAAGGTGATGAGTGTTGATACCCTATTTGGCAAACGTAAAATGCTGGCGGTGAAAATCAGCGATGGCAACGGCACCATCACGCTGCGTTTTTTCAACTTCACCGCGGGGATGAAAAACAACTTCACGGAAGGCAAAACCGTACATGCCTATGGTGAGATTAAGCGTGGTGGCTACGGCTTAGAAATCGTCCATCCAGATTACAAGTTTTATGCGTCAAACCAGCCAGCTGATATCGAACAGACCTTAACCCCAGTTTATCCAACCACAGATGGCTTGCGTCAGATAACACTGCGCAACCTGACTGACCAAGCTCTTGAGCTACTCGATAAAACCGCAGTACAAGAACTACTACCCAATGGGTTGTATGATCAGCAAACGACGCTTGCCCAAGCGCTGCATACCATTCATAGACCCCCGCCAAACATCGACTTAGAACAGTTTGATGAAGGCAAACACCCTGCGCAAATTCGCCTGATTATGGAAGAGTTACTCGCGCAGAATCTATCGATGCTTTCTGTACGCAGCAAAGGCCAGCAAGATACCGCGCTGCCATTAACGCCAAAGGACACCCTAAAACAGCAGCTACTCGAACAGTTACCTTTCTCTCCCACCAATGCCCAAGCCCGGGTGGTACAAGAGATCGAGCAAGACTTAGAAAAGCCTCACCCTATGATGCGTTTAGTTCAAGGCGATGTCGGCTCGGGCAAAACCTTAGTTGCGGCTTTAGCCGCGCTGCGTGCACTCGAACATGGCTACCAAGTCGCCTTGATGGCACCAACAGAACTGCTAGCAGAGCAGCACGCAATCAACTTTGCTCACTGGCTAGAGCCAATGGGTATCAAAGTCGGCTGGTTAGCGGGCAAGCTCAAAGGCAAAGCAAAAGAAACTGAGTTGGCTAAGATTGCCAGTGGTGAAGCACAAATGGTGGTCGGTACCCACGCCCTGTTCCAAGAGCATGTAGAGTTCCACCACTTAGCATTAGTGATTATTGATGAGCAGCACCGCTTTGGTGTCCACCAGCGCTTAGAGCTACGTGAGAAAGGTGAAAAGCAAGGTGCTTACCCTCATCAACTAATCATGACAGCGACACCGATTCCGCGCACTCTGGCGATGACCGCCTATGCCGATCTTGAAACTTCAGTGATTGATGAGCTACCACCGGGGCGAACGCCGATTCAAACCGTCGCCATACCAGATACCAAGCGCGAGGATATTGTTGAGCGAGTACGTAACGCTTGCCTCAACGAGGGTAAACAAGCCTACTGGGTGTGTACCTTAATTGATGAGTCTGAAGTACTCGAAGCGCAAGCTGCTGCCGATACTGCTGAAGAGCTACAACGCAAACTACCAGATGTGAAAATCGGTTTAGTTCATGGCCGAATGAAGCCTGCCGAGAAGCAAGCTGTGATGCAGGACTTCAAAGACAACAAGCTGCACCTACTGGTTGCGACAACCGTGATTGAAGTTGGTGTGGACGTGCCAAACTCAAGCTTAATGATTATTGAAAACCCAGAACGCCTAGGTTTGGCTCAATTGCACCAGCTACGTGGCCGCGTTGGCCGAGGCAGCGTCGCCAGTCACTGTGTGTTGCTCTATCACTCACCGCTATCTAAAACCGCGCAAAAACGTTTAGGTGTACTGCGTGAAAGTAATGATGGCTTTGTGATTGCTCAGCGTGATTTAGAAATCCGTGGCCCAGGTGAACTACTCGGGACAAAACAAACGGGCATGGCCGATTTTAAGATTGCCGACTTAGTGCGAGATCAACGCTTAATCCCGGAAGTTC